TATTTCTCTTTGATCCCGGCGCAGAAGATGTCCGGACGGAGGATCTCCACCAGCCGTTCGGCCTCGTACTGGTTCAGGTCGTCGACCACGAAGGTGCCCTGGTCCATGTCCGGGATCATGCCTTCGTAGTGCTTGAACTTGAGGCCGGCGGCCTCGAGCTTGGCCAGATCGTCCTCGGGCTTGCGCGGGGTAAAGCGTTCAGGATCGGGTGTGACCTCGATCTCCTCGATGTTCTTACTGTCGGCGTCCACGACGATGTTCGGGAGAACCCGACGGCCCTCGTAGTCGTCGCGGTGGGCGAACTCGTAGCCGGCGGCCAGGGTCTTCATGCCCAGCTCGGCGAAGAGTTCCTGGTAATGGTGGGCCCGGGATCCGCCGACGAAGAGCATGGCCTTCTTGCCCTCGGTGCGGGGGCGGATTTCGGCGGCCGTCCTTTCGACGGCAGGGAGTTCCTCGGCGATGACCGCCTCCACCCGTTCGGTCAGGGCCTTGTCCTCGAAATAGGCGGCGATTTTCCGGAGGGATTTGGCCGTGGCCCCGGCTCCGATGAAGTTCACCTTGATCCAGGGGATGCCGTACTTGGTCTCCAGCATGTCGGCCACGTAGTTGATGGACCGGTGGCACATGACGCAATTCAGATCGGCCTGGTGGGCCGAAGCGAACTGGTCGTAGGTGGAGTTGCCCGAGAAGGTGGCGATATTCGTGATGCCGCACATGTTCAGGATGCGGTCGATCTCGAAGCCGTCACCGCCGATGTTGTATTCGCCCAGGAGATTGATCTTGAACCGTCCGGCCTTGGGGGCGTCGTTCTCGCCGACCACGTGACGGAAAATCTGGTTGTTGGCGATGTGATGGCCAGCCGACTGGGACACGCCCTTGTAGCCCTCGCAGGAAAAGGCGAACACATTGCAGTC
This sequence is a window from Deltaproteobacteria bacterium. Protein-coding genes within it:
- the nifD gene encoding nitrogenase molybdenum-iron protein alpha chain; translated protein: MPVTTKRPVRKAPDDIKQELLAKYPPKVARKRAKQILINEAQGCETPEIMANVRTIPGIITMRGCTYAGCKGVILGPTRDIVNITHGPIGCGFYSWLTRRNQTDASDPTAHNYMTYCFSTDMQDQDIIFGGEKKLERAIQEAYDLFHPRAIAVFATCPVGLIGDDIHAVARKMKEKFGDCNVFAFSCEGYKGVSQSAGHHIANNQIFRHVVGENDAPKAGRFKINLLGEYNIGGDGFEIDRILNMCGITNIATFSGNSTYDQFASAHQADLNCVMCHRSINYVADMLETKYGIPWIKVNFIGAGATAKSLRKIAAYFEDKALTERVEAVIAEELPAVERTAAEIRPRTEGKKAMLFVGGSRAHHYQELFAELGMKTLAAGYEFAHRDDYEGRRVLPNIVVDADSKNIEEIEVTPDPERFTPRKPEDDLAKLEAAGLKFKHYEGMIPDMDQGTFVVDDLNQYEAERLVEILRPDIFCAGIKEKYSIQKLGIPMKQLHSYDSGGPYAGFRGAVNFYKEIDRLVNSRVWGFMKAPWQENPELSATYVWE